The following are from one region of the Hydrogenophaga sp. BPS33 genome:
- the atpG gene encoding F0F1 ATP synthase subunit gamma → MAAGKEIRGKIKSVENTKKITKAMEMVAASKMRKAQDRMRSARPYAEKVRQIAGNLSKANPEYTHPFMQVNDAKTAGFVVVTTDKGLCGGLNTNVLRAVTTQLKELQAQGMNAEAVAIGNKGLGFLNRIGAKVVSSVTGLGDTPHLEKLIGPVKVLLDAYTEGRINAVYVCYTKFINTMKQESVIEQLLPLNANTLQNGAGGRDWDYIYEPDAATVIDELLLRYVEAQVYQAVAENMASEQSARMVAMKAATDNAGSVIGELKLVYNKTRQAAITKELSEIVAGAAAV, encoded by the coding sequence ATGGCAGCAGGCAAGGAAATACGCGGCAAGATCAAATCGGTGGAGAACACCAAGAAGATCACCAAAGCCATGGAGATGGTCGCCGCCTCCAAGATGCGCAAGGCGCAGGACCGCATGCGTTCCGCACGCCCGTACGCCGAGAAGGTGCGCCAAATCGCCGGCAACCTGAGCAAGGCCAACCCGGAGTACACGCACCCGTTCATGCAGGTCAACGACGCCAAGACCGCTGGTTTTGTCGTGGTCACGACTGACAAAGGTTTGTGTGGTGGTCTCAACACCAACGTGCTGCGCGCGGTGACCACGCAGCTCAAGGAGTTGCAGGCCCAGGGCATGAATGCCGAAGCCGTGGCCATTGGCAACAAGGGCCTGGGTTTCCTCAACCGAATCGGCGCCAAGGTGGTGTCCAGCGTGACCGGTTTGGGCGATACGCCCCATCTCGAGAAGCTCATCGGCCCCGTCAAGGTGCTGCTCGATGCGTACACCGAAGGCCGCATCAATGCGGTCTACGTCTGCTACACCAAGTTCATCAACACGATGAAGCAGGAGTCGGTGATCGAGCAACTCCTGCCGCTCAATGCCAACACTTTGCAGAATGGCGCTGGCGGTCGCGATTGGGACTACATCTACGAACCCGACGCAGCCACTGTCATCGATGAGCTGCTGCTGCGCTATGTCGAAGCCCAGGTGTACCAGGCGGTGGCCGAGAACATGGCTTCGGAACAGTCCGCCCGCATGGTGGCCATGAAGGCCGCGACCGACAACGCTGGCAGCGTGATCGGTGAACTCAAGCTGGTCTACAACAAGACCCGTCAGGCCGCGATCACGAAAGAGCTTTCGGAAATCGTCGCCGGCGCCGCAGCGGTCTGA
- a CDS encoding LemA family protein, with amino-acid sequence MHPSIQHRLFTWIAALLLVSSLTGCGYNDFQRLDEQSRSAWSEVLNQYQRRADLIPNIVATVKGEANFEQETLTRVVEARSKATSIQVTPETLNNPAAMQQFQAAQGELSSALSRLMVVVEQYPNLKANQGFSDLRVQLEGTENRITVARNRYIQTVQEYNVLSRSFPTNLTAMVFGYAPKANFQVANEAEISTPPKVDFDKKP; translated from the coding sequence ATGCACCCATCCATCCAGCATCGCCTGTTCACCTGGATCGCCGCACTGCTCCTCGTGAGCAGCCTCACAGGCTGCGGCTACAACGACTTCCAACGCCTCGATGAGCAAAGCCGCTCCGCCTGGTCGGAAGTGCTCAACCAATACCAGCGCCGCGCCGACCTCATCCCCAACATCGTCGCCACGGTGAAGGGCGAAGCGAACTTCGAGCAGGAGACGCTCACCCGTGTGGTCGAAGCGCGCTCCAAAGCCACCTCCATCCAGGTCACGCCCGAGACCTTGAACAACCCGGCAGCCATGCAGCAGTTCCAGGCCGCGCAAGGCGAACTCAGCAGCGCGCTCAGCCGGCTGATGGTGGTCGTGGAGCAATACCCCAACCTCAAGGCGAACCAGGGTTTCAGCGACTTGCGCGTGCAGCTGGAGGGCACGGAGAACCGCATCACCGTGGCCCGCAACCGCTACATACAGACCGTGCAGGAATACAACGTGCTCTCGCGCAGCTTCCCGACCAACCTCACCGCCATGGTGTTCGGCTACGCGCCCAAGGCCAACTTCCAGGTGGCCAACGAGGCGGAGATCTCCACGCCACCGAAGGTGGACTTCGACAAGAAGCCATGA
- a CDS encoding YybH family protein, translated as MPKPKLPPGSPDDTEAAFYDALQHADLERLMACWSDDDDVVCVHPGGPRLVGHAAIRAAFEALFANGSVQAHAEKVHRLDAGDCRVHSVVERVTVMTDDGVQQAWVVATNVYVKTAQGWRLATHHASPGSRVEPPDIITAKPVLH; from the coding sequence ATGCCCAAACCCAAACTGCCTCCCGGTTCTCCCGACGATACGGAGGCCGCCTTCTACGACGCCTTGCAACACGCCGACCTGGAGCGGCTCATGGCGTGCTGGAGCGATGACGATGATGTCGTGTGCGTGCACCCCGGTGGCCCTCGCCTGGTCGGGCATGCCGCCATTCGGGCCGCGTTCGAAGCCTTGTTCGCCAATGGCAGCGTGCAGGCGCATGCGGAGAAAGTGCACCGACTCGATGCGGGCGACTGCCGCGTGCACAGCGTGGTGGAGCGCGTGACGGTGATGACGGACGACGGCGTGCAGCAAGCCTGGGTCGTGGCAACCAATGTGTATGTGAAAACCGCGCAGGGATGGCGCCTTGCGACCCACCACGCCAGCCCCGGCTCGCGCGTCGAACCGCCCGACATCATCACCGCCAAGCCGGTCCTGCATTGA
- a CDS encoding YheT family hydrolase, producing the protein MPGGNAQTIWAARVARRSFGAAPRWRRSRWSTPDGDFIDVDEACHASASNAPLLVLFHGLEGSSASQYAVAFADFAAAHGLAYAVPHFRGCSGEINHAPRAYHSGDFDEIDWILRRFALEHPGRPLLAVGVSLGGNALMRWAGETEQSAGRTVQAIAAVSSPLDLAAGGYAIGRGFNRMVYTRMFMGTMVPKALQKLEQHPGLFQREALLGARDLYEFDNLFTAPLHGFRDTLDYWTRASAKPVLHRIRVPALALNARNDPFVPVSSLPTLQDAGSHVTLWQPAHGGHVGFPVSHGPFGVPGHVRGMPEAVGHWLLAHL; encoded by the coding sequence TTGCCTGGCGGCAACGCCCAGACCATCTGGGCTGCGCGCGTGGCCCGGCGCTCCTTCGGCGCTGCACCGCGTTGGCGGCGCAGCCGCTGGAGCACGCCCGATGGCGACTTCATCGACGTGGACGAAGCCTGCCATGCCAGCGCTTCGAACGCGCCCTTGCTGGTGCTGTTCCACGGCCTTGAAGGGTCGTCGGCCAGCCAGTACGCCGTGGCTTTTGCCGACTTCGCCGCAGCCCATGGCCTGGCCTACGCCGTGCCCCATTTCCGTGGGTGTTCGGGGGAAATCAACCACGCACCACGCGCCTACCACTCTGGCGACTTCGACGAGATCGACTGGATCCTGCGCCGCTTCGCGCTCGAGCACCCGGGGCGCCCCTTGCTGGCGGTGGGCGTTTCGTTGGGCGGCAATGCCCTCATGCGGTGGGCGGGAGAGACAGAGCAAAGCGCAGGGCGAACCGTGCAGGCCATTGCGGCGGTGAGTTCACCCCTGGATCTCGCTGCGGGTGGATATGCCATTGGCCGTGGCTTCAACCGGATGGTGTACACCCGCATGTTCATGGGCACGATGGTGCCCAAGGCGCTTCAGAAGCTGGAGCAGCACCCGGGGTTGTTCCAGCGCGAGGCTTTGCTCGGGGCCCGCGATCTCTACGAATTCGACAACCTGTTCACCGCCCCGCTGCACGGCTTCCGTGACACGCTGGACTATTGGACCCGCGCATCGGCCAAGCCGGTGCTGCACCGCATCCGCGTGCCCGCGCTCGCGCTCAACGCCCGCAACGACCCCTTCGTGCCCGTGTCCTCCTTGCCCACGCTCCAGGACGCGGGATCGCACGTGACGTTGTGGCAGCCGGCGCACGGCGGTCACGTCGGCTTTCCGGTGTCGCACGGCCCCTTCGGTGTTCCGGGTCATGTGCGCGGCATGCCCGAAGCCGTGGGACACTGGCTGCTCGCGCATCTTTAG
- a CDS encoding DUF2946 family protein, translated as MDDIVKAAMAKWPNVPHCYGWLGLDARGNWYMRDDRTQAQGAFPVSKGSLLKHEKLIDFIHRNYAADEQGQWFFQNGPQRVYVELEATPWIWRLQPDGSVVSHTGAPSGAISESLLDEAGRLYLVTERGVGLVHSADMVAAADVVEEGLWTPRDADASTLPSRFGFEPSPQGRQKT; from the coding sequence ATGGACGACATCGTCAAGGCCGCGATGGCCAAATGGCCCAACGTGCCGCATTGCTACGGCTGGCTGGGGCTGGACGCGCGTGGCAACTGGTACATGCGGGACGACCGCACGCAGGCACAGGGCGCGTTTCCCGTCAGCAAGGGATCGCTGCTCAAGCACGAGAAGTTGATCGATTTCATCCACCGCAACTACGCCGCCGACGAGCAAGGGCAGTGGTTTTTCCAGAACGGGCCGCAGCGCGTGTACGTCGAGCTCGAAGCCACGCCGTGGATCTGGCGCCTGCAACCCGACGGCAGTGTGGTGTCGCACACGGGCGCGCCGAGCGGCGCGATCTCCGAGAGCCTGCTCGACGAGGCTGGTCGGCTGTACCTGGTGACGGAGCGCGGCGTGGGGCTGGTGCACAGCGCCGACATGGTGGCCGCGGCGGACGTGGTCGAGGAGGGGCTTTGGACGCCACGCGATGCCGATGCCTCGACGCTGCCCAGCCGATTCGGGTTCGAGCCCAGCCCTCAAGGGCGGCAGAAAACCTGA
- the atpA gene encoding F0F1 ATP synthase subunit alpha codes for MQLNPAEISELIKSRIEGLGASSDVRNQGTVVSVTDGIVRVHGLSDVMQGEMLEFPANKDGVPSFGLALNLERDSVGSVILGEYEHISEGDTVKCTGRILEVPVGPELIGRVVNALGQPIDGKGPVNAKMTDVIEKVAPGVIARKSVDQPVQTGLKSIDSMVPVGRGQRELIIGDRQTGKTAVAIDAIINQKGQNMTCVYVAIGQKASSIKNVVRALEQAGAMEYTIVVAASASESAAMQYLSAYSGCTMGEYFRDRGQDALIVYDDLSKQAVAYRQVSLLLRRPPGREAYPGDVFYLHSRLLERAARVNADYVEAFTKGEIKGKTGSLTALPIIETQAGDVSAFVPTNVISITDGQIFLETSLFNAGIRPAINAGISVSRVGGAAQTDLIKKQSGGIRTDLAQYRELAAFAQFASDLDEATRKQLDRGARVTELLKQAQYAPLSISLMAASLFAVNKGYLDDIDVKKVLPFEAGLHAFLKDKHAALLQKMESGKALDKDKEAEAQLAAAVADFKKTGTY; via the coding sequence ATGCAGCTCAATCCCGCCGAAATCTCCGAACTGATCAAGTCCCGTATCGAGGGGCTGGGCGCATCCAGCGACGTGCGCAACCAAGGCACCGTGGTCTCCGTGACCGACGGCATCGTGCGTGTGCACGGCCTGTCCGATGTGATGCAAGGTGAAATGCTGGAATTTCCGGCCAACAAGGACGGCGTGCCGTCCTTCGGTCTGGCGCTGAACCTCGAGCGCGACTCCGTGGGCTCCGTGATTCTGGGTGAGTACGAGCACATCTCCGAAGGCGACACCGTCAAGTGCACGGGCCGCATTCTGGAAGTGCCGGTGGGCCCTGAGCTGATTGGCCGCGTGGTCAACGCCTTGGGTCAACCGATTGACGGCAAGGGCCCCGTCAACGCCAAGATGACCGACGTGATCGAGAAGGTTGCCCCGGGCGTGATCGCCCGTAAATCGGTGGACCAGCCAGTGCAGACCGGCCTGAAGTCGATCGACTCGATGGTGCCTGTGGGCCGTGGCCAGCGCGAACTGATCATTGGCGACCGCCAGACCGGCAAGACCGCGGTGGCGATCGACGCGATCATCAACCAGAAGGGTCAGAACATGACCTGCGTTTACGTCGCGATCGGCCAGAAGGCATCGTCGATCAAGAACGTGGTGCGTGCTCTGGAACAGGCCGGCGCGATGGAATACACCATCGTTGTGGCTGCTTCGGCCTCCGAATCCGCCGCCATGCAGTACCTGTCGGCCTACTCGGGCTGCACCATGGGCGAATACTTCCGCGACCGCGGTCAAGACGCGCTCATCGTGTATGACGATCTGTCCAAGCAGGCCGTTGCGTACCGCCAGGTCTCGCTGCTGCTGCGCCGCCCGCCAGGCCGCGAAGCCTACCCCGGCGATGTGTTCTACCTCCACAGCCGCCTGCTCGAACGCGCGGCCCGTGTGAATGCCGACTACGTCGAAGCCTTCACCAAGGGTGAAATCAAGGGCAAGACCGGTTCGCTGACCGCGCTGCCCATCATCGAAACGCAAGCCGGCGACGTGTCCGCTTTCGTGCCGACCAACGTGATCTCGATCACCGACGGTCAGATCTTCCTGGAAACCAGCTTGTTCAACGCCGGCATTCGCCCCGCCATCAACGCCGGTATCTCGGTGTCGCGCGTCGGTGGTGCAGCCCAGACCGACCTGATCAAGAAGCAGTCCGGCGGTATCCGTACCGACTTGGCCCAGTACCGCGAGCTGGCCGCTTTTGCGCAGTTCGCTTCCGACCTGGACGAGGCCACCCGCAAGCAGCTCGACCGTGGTGCTCGCGTGACGGAACTGCTCAAGCAGGCCCAGTACGCGCCGCTGTCGATCAGCCTGATGGCTGCTTCGCTGTTCGCCGTGAACAAGGGTTACCTCGACGACATCGACGTCAAGAAGGTGCTGCCTTTTGAAGCCGGTCTGCACGCTTTCCTGAAGGACAAGCACGCCGCCCTGCTGCAGAAGATGGAAAGCGGCAAGGCGCTGGACAAGGACAAGGAAGCCGAAGCCCAACTCGCGGCCGCCGTTGCCGACTTCAAGAAAACCGGCACGTACTGA
- a CDS encoding F0F1 ATP synthase subunit delta — protein MAEIATIARPYAEALFKAAGADAAGASAWLDELAALAANEQLRQFADSPKALPEQVLSLLSGLLKNSLPAIGQNFLRTVIDNGRIQALPEIAAQFRALKNAQLGAFDAVVHSAFEVDSAALAELSGVLEKRFGRKLNLQVKLQPDLIGGIRVVVGDEVLDTSVKARLEQMKIALTA, from the coding sequence ATGGCAGAAATCGCCACCATTGCCCGCCCGTACGCGGAAGCGCTGTTCAAGGCTGCTGGCGCTGACGCGGCTGGCGCCTCGGCCTGGCTCGACGAGCTGGCTGCCCTGGCTGCCAATGAGCAGTTGCGCCAGTTCGCTGACAGTCCGAAGGCCTTGCCTGAGCAGGTGCTTTCGCTGCTGTCCGGTCTGCTCAAGAACAGCTTGCCCGCCATCGGCCAGAACTTCCTGCGCACCGTGATCGACAACGGACGTATCCAGGCGCTGCCCGAGATCGCGGCCCAGTTCCGCGCGTTGAAGAATGCGCAGCTGGGAGCGTTCGATGCCGTGGTCCACAGCGCCTTCGAGGTGGATAGCGCCGCCTTGGCCGAGCTCTCCGGGGTGCTGGAAAAGCGCTTTGGGCGCAAGCTCAACCTCCAGGTGAAACTGCAGCCCGATCTGATCGGCGGCATTCGCGTGGTGGTGGGCGACGAGGTGCTCGACACCTCGGTTAAAGCCCGCCTGGAACAAATGAAGATTGCCCTGACGGCCTGA
- a CDS encoding TPM domain-containing protein: MNKLVRILKHRWLDLSDTVRAVPDDMAERLARRVAASEARHCGEVRLCVEASLPLSYLWRITPPTTLAAVVRERALAWFGRLRIWDTEHNNGVLIYLLLAEHAIEFVADRSLARVVPPAEWQAIADRLGEQLRQGHFEDGLTQALEEVSALLVAHFPASPGSVRANELADNVVRR, encoded by the coding sequence ATGAACAAGCTGGTCCGCATTCTCAAACACCGCTGGCTCGACCTCTCCGACACGGTGCGGGCCGTGCCCGACGACATGGCCGAGCGCCTGGCAAGGCGCGTGGCCGCGAGCGAAGCCCGACACTGCGGCGAAGTTCGGCTCTGCGTGGAAGCGTCCCTGCCCCTGAGCTACCTCTGGCGCATCACCCCGCCCACCACCCTGGCAGCCGTCGTGCGCGAACGCGCGCTGGCCTGGTTCGGGCGCCTGCGCATCTGGGACACCGAACACAACAATGGCGTGCTGATCTACCTGTTGCTGGCCGAACACGCCATTGAGTTCGTGGCAGATCGATCGCTCGCGCGCGTGGTGCCGCCGGCCGAATGGCAGGCCATCGCCGATCGCCTGGGCGAGCAGTTGCGGCAGGGGCATTTTGAAGACGGTCTGACACAGGCTCTGGAAGAAGTGTCGGCCCTGCTGGTGGCCCATTTCCCGGCCAGTCCGGGCTCGGTGCGGGCCAACGAACTGGCGGACAACGTCGTGCGTCGCTGA
- a CDS encoding F0F1 ATP synthase subunit B: MNINATLFAQAIVFAILVIFTMKFVWPPIAKALDERALKISEGLAASEKAKTELSVANKRVEEELSKSRNESATRLADAERRAQTVIEEAKARATEEAAKIVATARQEAEQQVVKAREALREQVAALAVKGAEQILKREINAGVHAELLGRLKTEL, encoded by the coding sequence ATGAATATCAATGCAACCCTCTTTGCGCAGGCCATCGTCTTCGCGATCCTGGTGATCTTCACGATGAAATTCGTGTGGCCACCCATCGCAAAGGCACTTGATGAGCGTGCGTTGAAGATTTCCGAAGGCCTGGCAGCTTCCGAAAAAGCCAAGACCGAACTGAGCGTGGCCAACAAGCGCGTCGAAGAGGAGTTGAGCAAGTCGCGCAACGAATCCGCCACCCGCCTGGCCGACGCCGAGCGCCGCGCCCAGACCGTGATCGAGGAGGCCAAGGCCCGCGCCACCGAAGAGGCGGCCAAGATCGTGGCAACTGCCCGACAGGAGGCCGAGCAACAGGTCGTCAAGGCCCGCGAAGCCCTGCGCGAGCAGGTGGCTGCACTGGCTGTCAAGGGTGCCGAGCAGATTCTCAAGCGCGAAATCAATGCCGGTGTTCACGCCGAATTGCTGGGCCGCCTGAAGACCGAACTCTGA
- the atpD gene encoding F0F1 ATP synthase subunit beta translates to MSQVQGKIVQCIGAVVDVEFPRDQMPRVYDALKMEGSTLTLEVQQQLGDGVVRTIALGSSDGLRRGMVVTNTSNPIMVPVGKATLGRIMDVLGAPIDERGPVDQALTASIHRKAPAYDELSPSQELLETGIKVIDLVCPFAKGGKVGLFGGAGVGKTVNMMELINNIAKAHSGLSVFAGVGERTREGNDFYHEMADSGVVNLEKLEDSKVAMVYGQMNEPPGNRLRVALTGLTIAESFRDEGRDVLFFVDNIYRYTLAGTEVSALLGRMPSAVGYQPTLAEEMGRLQERITSTKVGSITSIQAVYVPADDLTDPSPATTFAHLDSTVVLSRDIAALGIYPAVDPLDSTSRQLDPLVVGQDHYETARAVQGTLQRYKELRDIIAILGMDELAPEDKLAVARARKIQRFLSQPFHVAEVFTGSPGKYVPLSETIRGFKMITAGECDHLPEQAFYMVGTIDEAFEKAKKVA, encoded by the coding sequence ATGTCTCAAGTACAAGGCAAGATCGTCCAGTGCATCGGCGCCGTCGTGGACGTGGAATTTCCGCGCGACCAGATGCCGCGCGTTTACGACGCGCTGAAAATGGAAGGCTCCACCCTGACGCTGGAAGTCCAGCAGCAGCTGGGCGATGGCGTGGTGCGCACGATTGCGCTGGGCTCCTCCGACGGTCTGCGCCGCGGCATGGTGGTGACCAACACCTCCAATCCCATCATGGTCCCGGTCGGCAAGGCCACACTGGGTCGCATCATGGACGTGCTGGGTGCGCCGATCGATGAGCGCGGTCCCGTGGACCAGGCCCTGACGGCCTCGATCCACCGCAAGGCCCCCGCTTACGACGAACTCTCGCCTTCACAGGAACTGCTGGAAACGGGCATCAAGGTGATCGACCTGGTCTGCCCGTTCGCCAAGGGCGGCAAGGTGGGTCTGTTCGGTGGCGCCGGTGTGGGCAAGACCGTGAACATGATGGAACTCATCAACAACATCGCCAAGGCCCACAGCGGTCTGTCGGTGTTCGCCGGTGTGGGTGAGCGCACCCGTGAGGGCAACGACTTCTACCACGAGATGGCCGACTCCGGCGTCGTGAACCTGGAGAAGCTCGAGGATTCGAAAGTGGCCATGGTGTACGGCCAGATGAACGAGCCCCCGGGCAACCGTCTGCGCGTGGCCCTGACCGGCCTGACCATCGCCGAGTCGTTCCGCGACGAAGGCCGTGACGTGCTGTTCTTCGTGGACAACATCTACCGCTACACGCTGGCCGGTACCGAAGTGTCCGCTCTGCTGGGCCGTATGCCTTCCGCCGTGGGCTACCAGCCGACGCTGGCCGAAGAAATGGGCCGTCTGCAAGAGCGCATCACCTCCACCAAGGTCGGCTCGATCACCTCGATCCAGGCCGTGTACGTGCCCGCCGATGACTTGACCGACCCGTCGCCCGCCACCACGTTCGCCCACTTGGACTCCACCGTGGTGTTGAGCCGTGACATCGCCGCTCTGGGTATCTACCCGGCCGTGGATCCGCTGGACTCCACCAGCCGCCAGCTGGACCCGCTGGTGGTGGGCCAGGACCACTACGAAACCGCCCGCGCCGTGCAGGGTACGCTGCAGCGCTACAAGGAACTGCGCGACATCATCGCGATTCTGGGTATGGACGAACTGGCACCGGAAGACAAGCTGGCCGTGGCCCGTGCCCGCAAGATCCAGCGTTTCCTGTCGCAGCCCTTCCACGTGGCCGAGGTGTTCACGGGTTCGCCTGGCAAGTACGTGCCGCTGTCGGAAACCATCCGCGGTTTCAAGATGATTACCGCCGGTGAGTGCGATCACCTGCCGGAGCAGGCGTTCTACATGGTCGGCACGATCGACGAAGCCTTCGAAAAGGCCAAAAAGGTGGCGTAA
- a CDS encoding F0F1 ATP synthase subunit epsilon, giving the protein MSTIRVDVVSAEESIFSGEAKFVALPGEAGELGILPGHIPLITRIKPGAVRIEKVDGGEEFVFVAGGILEVQPHHITVLSDTAIRGKDLDETKATEARQQAEEAVKNAKSDLDLAKATSELTVMAAQIAALRKYRQKK; this is encoded by the coding sequence ATGAGCACCATCCGCGTCGATGTGGTCAGCGCCGAAGAATCCATCTTCTCCGGCGAGGCCAAGTTCGTGGCGCTGCCGGGCGAGGCCGGTGAGCTGGGCATTCTGCCCGGTCACATTCCGCTGATCACCCGCATCAAGCCCGGCGCCGTTCGCATCGAGAAAGTTGATGGCGGTGAGGAATTCGTGTTTGTGGCCGGCGGCATTCTGGAAGTGCAACCCCACCACATCACCGTGTTGTCCGACACCGCCATTCGCGGCAAGGACCTGGACGAGACCAAGGCCACCGAGGCGCGCCAGCAGGCCGAAGAGGCCGTGAAGAACGCCAAGAGCGATCTCGATTTGGCCAAGGCCACCTCGGAACTCACCGTCATGGCTGCGCAAATTGCCGCCCTGCGCAAGTACCGGCAGAAAAAATAA
- a CDS encoding TPM domain-containing protein, with protein MTRWLARSLLALLGLCFLATGSLALAQQAVPELRARVMDQTGTLDAQQLAAIDAKLAAFEQTHGSQVVVLMVATTAPEDIADYTQRLGDAWKIGRRDVGDGVLFVIAKDDRRMRIATAKALEGAIPDLMARRILDGAVAPALRAGDYAGGIEAGVDQILARIRGEELPQPTEPSASSNGNAQGFDLMDALVFLVFAVPIASTVLRGMFGNKLGTLLTGAGAGGLAWVLTSVLWIAIGAGLLGMLAALFLQFLPAPTSRGSGRSGRHGGWGGGGFGGGGGRGGFGGGGGFSSGGGGNFGGGGASGGW; from the coding sequence ATGACCCGCTGGCTGGCCCGATCGCTGCTGGCGCTTCTGGGCCTTTGCTTCCTGGCCACCGGCTCGCTGGCGCTGGCGCAGCAGGCCGTCCCGGAGCTGCGCGCCCGCGTCATGGACCAGACCGGCACGCTCGACGCGCAACAGCTTGCCGCCATCGACGCCAAGCTGGCGGCATTCGAACAGACGCACGGCTCGCAGGTCGTGGTGCTCATGGTGGCCACCACCGCGCCGGAAGACATCGCGGACTACACGCAGCGCCTGGGAGATGCCTGGAAGATCGGCCGGCGCGACGTGGGCGACGGCGTGCTGTTCGTGATCGCCAAGGACGACCGGCGCATGCGCATCGCCACGGCCAAGGCCCTGGAAGGCGCGATACCAGACTTGATGGCGCGCCGCATCCTCGATGGCGCGGTGGCACCCGCGCTGCGCGCCGGCGACTACGCCGGCGGCATTGAGGCCGGTGTGGACCAGATCCTGGCGCGCATCCGGGGAGAGGAATTGCCGCAGCCCACCGAGCCGTCGGCCTCATCCAACGGCAACGCCCAAGGCTTTGACCTCATGGACGCGCTGGTCTTCCTGGTGTTTGCGGTTCCCATCGCCTCGACGGTGCTGCGGGGGATGTTCGGCAACAAGCTCGGTACCTTGCTTACCGGCGCGGGCGCTGGTGGCCTCGCGTGGGTGCTGACCTCGGTGCTCTGGATCGCCATCGGCGCGGGCTTGCTCGGCATGCTCGCCGCCTTGTTCCTTCAGTTTCTGCCCGCACCCACTTCGAGGGGCTCGGGGCGCTCGGGACGACACGGGGGTTGGGGTGGTGGTGGCTTTGGGGGTGGCGGTGGTCGCGGCGGGTTTGGCGGTGGAGGCGGATTTAGCTCAGGTGGCGGTGGCAACTTTGGTGGCGGTGGCGCATCGGGCGGCTGGTGA
- a CDS encoding cyclic nucleotide-binding domain-containing protein — protein sequence MSSIFESPDTAPEEVAARLLVTSSALADLTLGDALKVVGYMRPKLIKAGTVIIQEGEVKQTDYMLLVLEGDIAVENELPGLHESMVVNIMGPGHLIGDMGVLDGAPRSATCIANTDIAVAVLSRTALMRLLKDDPKVGARLLLAISKRMADRLRETTRKLKTFAQMNKALQQELSVALNSRPSVADRRGRG from the coding sequence ATGTCTTCGATATTCGAGAGTCCCGACACCGCCCCCGAGGAGGTGGCAGCGCGTCTGCTGGTCACGTCGTCGGCGTTGGCCGACCTGACGTTGGGCGACGCCTTGAAGGTGGTTGGCTACATGCGGCCCAAGCTGATCAAGGCGGGTACCGTGATCATCCAGGAAGGCGAAGTCAAGCAGACCGACTACATGCTGCTGGTGTTGGAGGGAGACATCGCGGTCGAGAACGAATTGCCCGGCTTGCACGAGAGCATGGTGGTCAACATCATGGGGCCCGGACACCTGATTGGAGACATGGGCGTGCTGGATGGCGCGCCTCGCTCTGCCACCTGCATCGCCAATACGGACATTGCCGTGGCCGTGCTCTCGCGCACGGCTTTGATGCGTTTGCTCAAGGACGACCCGAAGGTGGGCGCGCGCCTTCTGTTGGCGATCTCCAAACGCATGGCCGATCGCCTGCGGGAGACGACGCGCAAGCTCAAGACCTTTGCGCAGATGAACAAGGCGCTGCAGCAGGAGCTCAGTGTGGCGCTGAACAGCCGCCCGTCCGTTGCGGACCGACGCGGGCGCGGTTGA
- the atpE gene encoding F0F1 ATP synthase subunit C, producing the protein MENVLGLVALACGLIVGLGAIGASIGIALMGGKFLESSARQPELMNDLQTKMFILAGLIDAAFLIGVAIALLFAFANPFTL; encoded by the coding sequence ATGGAAAACGTTCTGGGTCTTGTCGCACTGGCTTGCGGTCTCATCGTCGGTCTGGGCGCCATCGGCGCCTCCATCGGTATCGCGCTGATGGGCGGCAAATTCCTCGAATCGTCGGCACGTCAGCCCGAGCTGATGAACGACCTGCAAACCAAGATGTTCATTCTGGCCGGTCTGATCGACGCGGCCTTCCTGATCGGCGTGGCTATCGCCCTGCTGTTCGCCTTCGCCAACCCGTTCACGCTGTAA